The following are encoded together in the Gordonia insulae genome:
- a CDS encoding TetR/AcrR family transcriptional regulator, with amino-acid sequence MTSTKTSRKTRNTSSPEDQEQAILAAAGAEFTAAGVRRANMDEVAAQAGVSRSTLYRRFPNKEALLLAVANDLYVRGMHRLESAVVGLAPADAVVEAFAEGAVMISEDPLMRRLVLTDSEMKGITSAITGLFIDMVTNRVAATLRDAGAKMPDEELHHAVELHVRLVISYLEVPTTDERQQPDAVRALAAKYLAPMIW; translated from the coding sequence ATGACCTCCACCAAGACATCCCGCAAGACCCGGAACACCTCGAGCCCCGAGGACCAGGAGCAGGCGATCCTGGCCGCAGCGGGTGCCGAGTTCACCGCGGCGGGCGTGCGCCGCGCGAACATGGACGAGGTCGCCGCGCAGGCCGGGGTGAGCCGGAGCACGCTCTACCGTCGCTTCCCGAACAAGGAAGCGCTGCTGCTGGCCGTCGCCAACGACCTCTACGTCCGGGGCATGCACCGCCTCGAGAGCGCGGTCGTGGGACTCGCGCCGGCCGACGCGGTCGTCGAGGCCTTCGCCGAGGGTGCGGTGATGATCTCCGAGGATCCGCTGATGCGTCGTCTGGTCCTCACCGACTCGGAGATGAAGGGCATCACCTCGGCGATCACCGGACTGTTCATCGACATGGTGACCAATCGGGTCGCCGCGACCCTGCGTGACGCCGGCGCGAAGATGCCCGACGAGGAACTCCATCATGCGGTGGAACTCCATGTCCGGCTGGTGATCTCCTATCTCGAGGTGCCCACCACCGACGAGCGGCAGCAGCCGGACGCCGTGCGTGCGCTGGCGGCGAAGTACCTGGCACCGATGATCTGGTGA
- a CDS encoding alpha/beta fold hydrolase, producing the protein MRVLQRPTSAGELALGVRVSGADPDRPPVLLVHGMAGDHSTWRTFAGALRRQGRAVVAVDLRGHGRSGHASTYRLDDFRDDLRFVLDDLDIAVADVVAHSLGAHAALRLAMDEPDRIRRLVLEEIPPMPRDQDDLDLNIVVAASLGERVRGLGWAVRNPLPLIRFDRRVADDVSPQFEVADPDWWAGLDAVTAHTLVISGGRQSFLPPDHLRTLSAALPDGRFTQIDTGHSVHRDRPADFGSAAGDFLSAP; encoded by the coding sequence ATGCGTGTGCTGCAACGACCGACCTCTGCCGGAGAGCTCGCTCTGGGTGTCCGGGTCAGCGGTGCCGACCCTGACCGCCCGCCGGTGCTGCTGGTGCACGGTATGGCCGGCGACCACAGCACCTGGCGTACCTTCGCCGGCGCGCTGCGTCGTCAGGGAAGGGCGGTCGTCGCTGTCGACCTCCGCGGTCACGGCCGGAGTGGGCACGCCTCGACCTATCGGCTCGACGACTTCCGCGACGATCTGCGATTCGTCCTCGACGACCTCGACATCGCGGTGGCCGACGTCGTGGCCCACTCGCTCGGTGCGCACGCCGCGCTGAGACTGGCGATGGACGAACCGGACCGGATCCGGCGTCTGGTGCTGGAGGAGATCCCACCGATGCCCCGTGACCAGGATGACCTCGACCTGAACATCGTGGTCGCGGCCTCGCTCGGCGAACGGGTGCGGGGATTGGGCTGGGCCGTGCGCAATCCGCTGCCGCTCATCCGATTCGACCGGCGCGTCGCCGACGACGTCTCGCCGCAGTTCGAGGTCGCCGACCCGGACTGGTGGGCGGGACTCGACGCGGTCACCGCGCACACACTCGTGATCTCCGGTGGGCGCCAGAGCTTCCTGCCGCCGGACCATCTGCGTACGCTCAGTGCGGCACTACCCGATGGTCGGTTCACCCAGATCGACACGGGACACAGCGTGCATCGCGATCGGCCGGCCGACTTCGGTTCGGCTGCCGGCGATTTCCTTTCCGCTCCGTAG
- a CDS encoding CDP-diacylglycerol diphosphatase — protein MDDSTHRTQGFSRRTFLTTSAAIGVGAALGAGSVSAAPLDLGSSGLRGAPPPPPPGCGSVNSQDFLWQAVKDVTPANKGTNDYVVEPQPQPTTAFSQLYAIRHGGDQPKSPFDQLLLPTRRISGIECETTWQPDMLNLWKYSWTEATSILKIPEETIVVGINSKKARKLNQLHIHLSRLNNDTRKSLNGATGLPTKLSDWTQPNALVKLSINEPGRPSAHFRVVHLDALLPNLFVELHKLVGKAAMADQMIAVAKAPKGFYVISSSGSGVHDGTGSCEGLFFM, from the coding sequence ATGGATGACTCGACGCATAGGACACAGGGCTTCAGTCGCCGCACCTTTCTGACGACCTCGGCGGCCATCGGCGTGGGTGCCGCCCTCGGCGCCGGCTCCGTATCCGCCGCGCCGCTCGACCTCGGGTCGTCGGGTCTCCGCGGCGCCCCGCCCCCACCGCCTCCGGGCTGCGGAAGCGTCAACTCGCAGGATTTCCTGTGGCAGGCCGTCAAGGACGTGACGCCCGCGAACAAGGGGACCAATGACTACGTGGTCGAGCCGCAACCCCAGCCGACGACCGCTTTCAGCCAGCTCTATGCGATCCGCCACGGGGGCGATCAACCGAAATCCCCGTTCGATCAACTCCTGCTGCCCACCCGACGCATCTCGGGCATCGAATGCGAGACGACCTGGCAGCCGGACATGCTGAACCTCTGGAAGTACTCGTGGACCGAGGCGACGAGCATCCTGAAGATCCCCGAGGAGACCATCGTCGTCGGGATCAACTCGAAGAAGGCGCGCAAGCTGAATCAGCTCCACATTCATCTGTCGCGCCTCAACAACGACACTCGCAAGTCCTTGAACGGCGCAACGGGACTGCCCACGAAACTGTCGGACTGGACGCAGCCCAACGCGCTCGTGAAGCTGTCCATCAACGAACCCGGCCGCCCGAGCGCACATTTCCGCGTCGTGCACCTCGACGCTCTGCTGCCCAATCTCTTCGTCGAACTCCACAAATTGGTCGGCAAAGCTGCCATGGCGGATCAGATGATCGCGGTCGCGAAGGCGCCCAAGGGTTTCTACGTCATCAGCAGTTCCGGGAGCGGGGTCCACGACGGCACCGGTTCGTGTGAGGGCCTGTTCTTCATGTGA
- a CDS encoding CDP-diacylglycerol diphosphatase — protein MTATRRRARGRTLATIVVGIALAVSLALGGGVAGLASAAPKPAPAGCGQNSDDPKTDKRLYLWGQVKDTAPGKVGTNIDVIKPGPQYQPSPAHPKFYAVRKGGDSKGVNDDFLLLPTNRIKGIECSYLWNGSQLNLWSAAWFQATRRVAKNPAKPIALGVNSATARGQDQLHIHLAQANPDTVADLKAIKNPATSFTNWMSTNVRLRINDPKKTKTHAQFRVVKYTGSLPNLFVTLQKALPANETMSSQSIAVIDAGTPNTYYVLNSTPGLPGQQSEHGTGLADYVYGWKY, from the coding sequence ATGACAGCGACCCGCCGGAGGGCCCGTGGCCGGACTCTTGCCACTATCGTCGTCGGAATCGCACTGGCCGTCAGCCTCGCACTCGGTGGAGGTGTCGCCGGCCTCGCTTCGGCCGCGCCGAAACCGGCACCGGCGGGTTGCGGACAGAACAGCGACGATCCGAAGACCGACAAACGCCTCTATCTGTGGGGCCAGGTGAAGGACACCGCACCCGGCAAGGTCGGAACGAACATCGACGTGATCAAACCGGGTCCGCAGTATCAGCCCAGCCCGGCCCATCCCAAGTTCTACGCGGTGCGCAAAGGCGGTGACAGCAAAGGTGTCAATGACGATTTCCTGCTGCTGCCCACCAACCGCATCAAGGGCATCGAGTGTTCCTACCTGTGGAACGGATCTCAGCTGAACCTGTGGTCTGCCGCATGGTTCCAGGCCACCCGGCGAGTTGCCAAGAACCCGGCCAAGCCGATCGCCCTGGGTGTGAACTCCGCGACTGCGCGCGGCCAGGACCAGCTCCATATCCATCTCGCGCAGGCGAATCCCGACACCGTGGCCGATCTGAAGGCGATCAAGAATCCCGCGACGAGCTTCACGAACTGGATGAGCACCAATGTCCGGTTGCGCATCAACGATCCCAAGAAGACGAAGACGCACGCTCAGTTCCGCGTCGTCAAGTACACGGGCTCGCTGCCGAATCTGTTCGTGACCCTCCAGAAGGCGCTGCCTGCCAATGAGACCATGTCGAGCCAGTCCATCGCCGTGATCGACGCGGGCACACCGAACACGTACTACGTACTCAACAGCACGCCGGGTCTGCCCGGGCAGCAATCCGAGCACGGAACCGGCCTGGCCG
- a CDS encoding SDR family oxidoreductase codes for MSVRDLLNRKPDRDEVSSVLRGKVIAITGGARGIGFVTATQLFEAGATVVLGDIDDDAVGKAAADLGVEGFAVDVTDRRSFDDFLTAVEESVGPIDVLINNAGIMPVGAFLSYDDALIRRTYDIDVIGVITGTQLAARRMVARGHGQVVNIASVAGRLPTPGLTIYNGAKAAVIEFSEALDAELESTGVRISTVLPTFTRTGLISGLHTNSMVRAVEPEDVAEQVVAIIVRPRVRLTAPRSMAWTHANPIIPQRMKRASRRMTKLDTMFLDYDHDQRAAYSTRIGAGQTSAEEAQSARQDDHRDG; via the coding sequence ATGTCCGTACGTGACCTGCTGAACCGGAAGCCCGATCGCGACGAGGTCTCCTCGGTCCTGCGCGGCAAGGTCATCGCCATCACCGGTGGCGCCCGCGGCATCGGCTTCGTGACCGCGACCCAGCTGTTCGAGGCGGGCGCAACCGTCGTGCTCGGCGACATCGACGACGACGCGGTCGGCAAGGCCGCAGCGGACCTGGGGGTCGAGGGTTTCGCCGTCGACGTCACCGACCGACGCTCGTTCGACGACTTCCTCACCGCGGTCGAGGAATCCGTCGGACCGATCGACGTGCTGATCAACAACGCCGGCATCATGCCGGTGGGGGCGTTCCTGTCCTACGACGACGCGCTCATCCGGCGCACCTACGACATCGACGTGATCGGCGTGATCACCGGAACCCAGCTCGCCGCCCGCCGGATGGTGGCCCGCGGGCACGGTCAGGTCGTGAACATCGCATCGGTCGCGGGCCGGCTGCCCACCCCCGGACTGACGATCTACAACGGCGCCAAGGCCGCCGTCATCGAGTTCTCCGAGGCTCTCGACGCCGAGCTCGAGTCCACCGGCGTCCGCATCAGCACGGTCTTGCCGACGTTCACCCGGACGGGCCTCATCTCCGGATTGCACACCAACAGCATGGTGCGCGCCGTCGAACCCGAGGACGTGGCCGAACAGGTCGTCGCCATCATCGTCCGTCCCCGCGTGCGCCTGACCGCGCCCCGGTCGATGGCCTGGACCCACGCGAATCCGATCATCCCGCAACGGATGAAGCGTGCATCACGCCGGATGACCAAGTTGGACACCATGTTCCTGGATTACGACCACGATCAACGGGCCGCGTACTCCACCCGGATCGGCGCCGGCCAGACCTCCGCGGAGGAGGCGCAGTCAGCGCGGCAGGACGACCACCGGGACGGATGA
- a CDS encoding cytochrome P450 — translation MKVFAEAPTGSDLLEVPCAERNGILEMMSMRRDPFAFGDDRLARFGQVSGLNALGIQMVIAAGPRAADEILMNRDKAFANGPAWSYFIGPFFNRGIMLLDFDEHRHHRHILQQAFTPSALKGYMQEMQPMIADRIERFPTGDVKLFSEFKALTLDVALEVFLGVELPKRDADKLNQAFIDTVRAGVAYVRKPVPGGRWWKGLRSRKVLEEFFYENIPAKRARETPDLFSVLCHAESDEGDTFTDADVVNHMIFVLMAAHDTSTITMSQMAYRMAKSPEWQQKAYEQSMELNPELGYDDLGKLSVIDAVMKESLRMCPPVPAQPRMAIKDTSVQGYFVPKGSFVSVPQLTNHRDPEFFTNPDMFDPERFSKERAEDKGHRMAWMPFGGGVHKCIGLYFGQMEIKTILHHLVRGYEWSVPDDYQIPMDYSSLPVPKDKLPVSLRRR, via the coding sequence ATGAAGGTGTTCGCCGAGGCCCCGACCGGCAGCGACCTGCTCGAGGTGCCGTGCGCCGAGCGCAACGGAATTCTCGAGATGATGTCGATGCGGCGTGATCCGTTCGCATTCGGCGACGACCGGTTGGCCCGGTTCGGCCAGGTGTCCGGGCTCAACGCGCTGGGTATCCAGATGGTGATCGCGGCCGGACCGCGTGCCGCCGACGAGATCCTGATGAACCGCGACAAGGCGTTCGCCAACGGTCCGGCGTGGAGCTACTTCATCGGCCCGTTCTTCAATCGCGGCATCATGCTGCTCGACTTCGACGAGCACCGCCACCACCGCCACATCCTCCAGCAGGCGTTCACGCCGTCGGCACTCAAGGGCTACATGCAGGAGATGCAGCCGATGATCGCCGACCGCATCGAACGGTTCCCGACCGGAGATGTGAAGCTGTTCAGCGAGTTCAAGGCCTTGACCCTCGACGTCGCGCTCGAGGTGTTCCTCGGGGTCGAACTGCCCAAGCGTGATGCCGACAAGCTCAACCAGGCGTTCATCGACACGGTCCGGGCGGGTGTCGCCTACGTGCGCAAGCCGGTTCCGGGTGGACGGTGGTGGAAGGGGCTCCGTTCCCGCAAGGTGCTCGAGGAGTTCTTCTACGAGAACATCCCCGCCAAGCGGGCGCGGGAGACACCCGACCTGTTCTCGGTGCTCTGCCACGCGGAGAGCGACGAGGGTGACACCTTCACCGACGCCGACGTCGTCAACCACATGATCTTCGTGCTCATGGCCGCCCACGACACGTCGACGATCACCATGAGTCAGATGGCCTATCGGATGGCGAAATCACCTGAATGGCAACAGAAGGCGTATGAGCAGTCGATGGAGTTGAACCCGGAGCTGGGCTACGACGACCTCGGCAAGCTCTCGGTCATCGACGCGGTGATGAAGGAGTCGCTGCGGATGTGCCCGCCGGTGCCCGCACAGCCGCGGATGGCGATCAAGGACACCTCGGTTCAGGGCTATTTCGTCCCGAAGGGCAGCTTCGTCTCGGTCCCGCAACTCACCAATCATCGCGACCCCGAGTTCTTCACCAATCCCGACATGTTCGACCCCGAGCGATTCTCCAAGGAGCGGGCCGAGGACAAGGGACACCGGATGGCGTGGATGCCGTTCGGCGGCGGAGTGCACAAGTGCATCGGCCTGTATTTTGGCCAGATGGAGATCAAGACGATCCTGCATCACCTGGTGCGTGGGTACGAGTGGTCGGTGCCCGACGATTATCAGATCCCGATGGACTACAGCTCGCTGCCGGTCCCGAAGGACAAGCTCCCGGTGAGTCTGCGGCGCCGATGA
- a CDS encoding SHOCT domain-containing protein produces MTMFGEAGTGPRVPGTVTSFLKIFGFVMLCGIVGPIFLVAYFLIDEPGTEWMLWTGLGVTLLDVAIALFVARLSIGGQQRSARLRTTGRMAVAEIRGVEQTNVQINDQPLMKLDLHIHGEGVAPFDTQKRTVVPIFQQPMLHRRTLAVLVDPTTNEYEIDWQGTALLTGSVPAQFTSGEDGRTYDLTGQTEPLIKILEILRQYDVSASGSIDLRSNPHARQAVMDVVRTYVDGGAVGPGREEGAPSPARTSGERLAELEGLRLRGAINDQEYAAARQRILDSI; encoded by the coding sequence ATGACGATGTTCGGTGAGGCCGGTACGGGACCTCGCGTGCCGGGGACGGTCACCTCGTTCCTCAAGATCTTCGGATTCGTGATGTTGTGCGGCATCGTCGGACCGATCTTTCTGGTCGCCTACTTCCTCATCGATGAGCCGGGCACCGAGTGGATGTTGTGGACGGGGCTGGGGGTGACCCTCCTCGACGTGGCAATCGCGTTGTTCGTCGCGCGACTGAGCATCGGCGGGCAGCAGAGGAGCGCACGGTTGCGGACCACAGGACGGATGGCCGTCGCTGAGATCCGGGGAGTCGAGCAGACGAATGTCCAGATCAACGATCAGCCGCTGATGAAGCTGGATCTCCACATCCACGGCGAAGGTGTCGCGCCGTTCGACACGCAGAAGCGAACCGTCGTGCCGATCTTCCAGCAGCCGATGCTGCATCGACGCACGCTCGCGGTCCTCGTCGATCCGACCACCAACGAATACGAGATCGATTGGCAGGGAACGGCGTTGCTCACCGGATCGGTTCCCGCACAGTTCACCTCCGGCGAGGATGGCCGCACCTACGACCTGACGGGTCAGACGGAACCGTTGATCAAGATCCTCGAGATCCTCCGGCAGTACGACGTGAGCGCCTCGGGATCGATCGACCTCCGCAGCAATCCCCATGCGCGGCAGGCGGTGATGGACGTCGTACGGACCTACGTAGACGGGGGAGCGGTCGGCCCAGGCCGGGAGGAGGGTGCCCCGTCGCCTGCGCGGACGTCGGGTGAGCGGTTGGCGGAACTCGAGGGTCTGCGGCTCCGTGGTGCGATCAACGATCAGGAGTATGCGGCGGCGCGCCAACGGATCCTCGACTCGATCTGA
- a CDS encoding alpha/beta hydrolase — translation MRVHHSRRRQAVLRRRFVVLLLAVAATLGIGVVSAGTANAATFGRFYVAGCGMPSTPVDMWTRWGNYKTVIALDGLRATNDSSGWRHETRIQRIADSGVNVIQPVGGLASFYTDWDAASPGNKVKYRYRWTCRLNTIINELDARGLAVGPREKYALMGISMGGNAAMIYGAYHRKRISHVFSMSGFLNPSAPTMREAVRLALIDAGMAAGVGPFSADSMWGPPWGKRWVTNDAVVQLPRMRGMHIRVGAASGVWGRYNTDAIGSIKGTPLEVFSLAQTRTFEVAAAISGVRITTDYPAVGTHQWGYWQDMVFNAKRSGWFRD, via the coding sequence GTGCGTGTTCACCACTCCCGCCGGCGTCAGGCCGTCTTGCGGCGTCGATTCGTTGTCCTTCTGCTCGCCGTCGCGGCGACGCTCGGAATCGGGGTGGTGTCGGCGGGGACGGCGAACGCCGCGACCTTCGGTCGTTTCTACGTCGCCGGCTGCGGCATGCCGTCCACGCCGGTGGACATGTGGACCCGGTGGGGCAATTACAAGACGGTGATCGCGCTCGACGGACTGCGTGCGACGAACGACTCCAGCGGTTGGCGCCACGAGACGCGCATCCAGCGGATCGCCGACTCCGGTGTGAACGTGATCCAGCCCGTCGGCGGGCTCGCGAGCTTCTACACCGATTGGGATGCCGCGAGCCCCGGCAACAAGGTCAAGTACCGCTATCGCTGGACGTGCCGACTCAACACCATCATCAACGAGCTCGACGCACGGGGTCTGGCTGTCGGCCCACGCGAGAAGTACGCCCTCATGGGCATCTCGATGGGTGGCAACGCGGCGATGATCTACGGTGCGTACCACCGCAAGCGGATCTCGCACGTCTTCTCCATGTCGGGGTTCCTGAACCCGTCGGCGCCGACGATGCGTGAGGCGGTCCGGTTGGCCCTCATCGACGCCGGGATGGCGGCCGGTGTGGGGCCGTTCAGTGCGGACAGCATGTGGGGACCGCCCTGGGGCAAGCGGTGGGTCACCAACGACGCCGTCGTACAGCTGCCGCGGATGCGCGGCATGCACATTCGCGTTGGGGCGGCATCCGGGGTCTGGGGCCGCTACAACACCGACGCCATCGGGTCCATCAAGGGCACGCCGCTCGAGGTGTTCTCGCTCGCGCAGACGCGGACCTTCGAGGTGGCTGCCGCGATCTCGGGCGTGCGCATCACCACCGACTACCCGGCCGTCGGGACGCATCAGTGGGGGTACTGGCAGGACATGGTGTTCAACGCCAAGCGCAGCGGGTGGTTCCGCGACTGA
- a CDS encoding oxygenase MpaB family protein: MSVNQDYEHAIREAEPVIVDDDATAVEATPRLGADSLIWKFYGDSRGILGFQRLAGTENCIEQLGQAVLDHSVIFDDFLGRARRTGPPVMKTVYSTEPQKWGRTVRDFHRDIKGTISDGSRYHALNPELFYWAHATFVDQVLYITDTFIRRLSYAEKVQIFEESKVWYQLYGVSARSQPQTYEEFLAYWDDMLDRFVPHKTVVYATGYIRQGLPRPKKIPAPVWRVLSAPLNGFIRTVIVGTIPQQMRDVCGLEWDTKREKRFQRFASLMRTANPLINRLPLQWLYVPWAYQAWREIGVDPRPLYNKPAA; encoded by the coding sequence ATGTCAGTCAACCAGGACTACGAGCATGCAATCCGCGAGGCGGAACCGGTGATCGTCGACGACGATGCGACCGCCGTCGAGGCCACGCCTCGCCTGGGTGCCGATTCGCTGATCTGGAAGTTCTACGGGGACAGTCGGGGCATCCTCGGATTCCAGCGACTCGCGGGTACGGAGAACTGCATCGAGCAGCTCGGCCAGGCGGTCCTCGACCACTCGGTCATCTTCGACGACTTCCTCGGTCGCGCCCGCCGCACCGGGCCGCCGGTGATGAAGACCGTCTACAGCACCGAGCCGCAGAAATGGGGTCGCACCGTTCGCGACTTCCACCGCGACATCAAGGGCACGATCAGCGACGGTTCGCGTTACCACGCCCTCAATCCCGAGCTGTTCTATTGGGCCCATGCGACTTTCGTCGACCAGGTCCTCTACATCACCGACACGTTCATCCGACGACTGAGCTATGCCGAGAAGGTCCAGATCTTCGAGGAGAGCAAGGTCTGGTACCAGCTCTACGGCGTGAGCGCGCGCAGTCAGCCGCAGACGTACGAGGAGTTCCTCGCCTACTGGGACGACATGCTCGACCGCTTCGTTCCGCACAAGACGGTGGTCTATGCGACCGGCTATATCCGCCAGGGACTCCCCCGACCGAAGAAGATCCCGGCCCCGGTCTGGCGGGTGCTGTCGGCCCCGCTCAACGGTTTCATCCGTACGGTGATCGTCGGCACGATCCCACAGCAGATGCGCGACGTCTGCGGCCTCGAGTGGGATACCAAACGAGAGAAGCGTTTTCAGCGTTTCGCGTCTCTTATGCGAACCGCCAACCCACTGATCAACCGATTGCCGCTGCAATGGTTGTACGTGCCGTGGGCCTATCAGGCGTGGCGCGAGATCGGCGTCGACCCGCGTCCGCTGTACAACAAGCCCGCCGCCTGA